In Paenibacillus guangzhouensis, a single window of DNA contains:
- the aroB gene encoding 3-dehydroquinate synthase — translation MRELTVDLGERSYPIYFGAGLLHQAAQFFTQRGITTKSPLLIVTDSSVAPHYLSVLESALQSGGYRTVSFIVPSGEKSKSLSQLEEIVTVALEAGLDRSSTVVALGGGVVGDLAGFVAASYMRGIKFVQVPTTILAHDSSVGGKVGVNHVLAKNIIGAFHQPELVLYDLDTLRTLPSREVASGLAEMIKHGLIWDAEFVAWIDEHVQHLLALEPESLSYGLYKGCSVKASVVAEDERENDLRAILNLGHTIGHALEAVSGYNELLHGEAIAIGMVGSALVAKHLGFDASIHAETKRIITKFGLPTSIPQHLNVDQIMDAMMHDKKFKEGSMVFVVPTAIGQVEIMKNISAELVRQVVMELKEEI, via the coding sequence ATGAGAGAACTGACAGTTGATTTAGGGGAAAGATCTTATCCGATTTATTTTGGTGCAGGGTTGCTTCACCAAGCGGCGCAGTTCTTCACACAACGTGGTATAACAACGAAAAGTCCATTATTGATCGTGACTGATTCGTCTGTAGCACCTCACTATTTATCGGTGCTCGAATCCGCGCTTCAATCAGGGGGATATCGTACGGTTAGCTTTATTGTTCCATCCGGAGAAAAGTCGAAGTCGCTGTCGCAGCTGGAAGAGATTGTTACCGTGGCGCTTGAGGCAGGTCTTGATCGGTCATCGACCGTGGTTGCCTTGGGTGGCGGCGTTGTTGGCGATCTCGCAGGGTTCGTAGCTGCATCTTACATGCGCGGCATCAAGTTCGTCCAAGTACCAACGACAATTCTTGCCCATGATAGCAGTGTTGGCGGCAAAGTCGGCGTGAATCATGTCCTTGCGAAAAATATTATTGGCGCGTTTCATCAACCGGAACTTGTGTTGTATGATTTGGATACCCTCCGTACGCTCCCATCTCGTGAAGTAGCTTCAGGGTTGGCGGAGATGATCAAGCATGGTCTGATCTGGGATGCTGAATTTGTAGCTTGGATCGATGAGCATGTGCAGCATTTGCTGGCATTAGAACCGGAGTCCCTTAGCTATGGATTGTACAAAGGATGCAGCGTCAAAGCGAGTGTCGTCGCAGAGGATGAACGCGAGAATGATCTGAGGGCGATTCTGAATTTAGGCCATACGATTGGTCATGCACTTGAAGCGGTGTCCGGTTACAATGAACTGCTGCATGGGGAAGCCATTGCAATTGGCATGGTAGGCTCTGCATTAGTTGCGAAGCATCTTGGGTTTGACGCATCGATCCATGCAGAGACGAAGCGGATCATCACGAAGTTTGGTTTGCCGACTTCGATCCCTCAGCATCTGAATGTCGATCAGATCATGGACGCCATGATGCATGATAAGAAGTTCAAAGAAGGCTCGATGGTCTTCGTTGTCCCGACGGCCATTGGACAAGTGGAGATCATGAAGAATATCTCCGCAGAACTAGTTCGTCAAGTGGTAATGGAATTGAAGGAGGAAATCTAG
- the aroC gene encoding chorismate synthase, translating into MSLRYLTAGETHGPQLTAIIEGLPSNLTLDFEELNFQLHRRQKGYGRGRRMQIEKDTANIVGGVRHGKTTGAPVALVVENNDWKHWTKIMNIEPMEGTDEEKRRVHRPRPGHADLNGGLKYNLTDLRNVLERSSARETAARVACGAIARQLLAEFGIKVGGQVIRIGEIEAPANDLPLDELIRLTEESSVRVVDQETEKKMEAYIDQIKAEGDSIGGIVECIIEGVPIGLGSHVQYDRKLDGRIAQAVMSINAFKGCEIGIGFEAGKIRGSQVHDEILYSEEKGYHRASNRLGGFEGGMTNGMPIVVRGVMKPIPTLYKPLASVDIDTKEPFTAQVERSDSCAVPAASVVMEHVVAWEVAKAFLEKFGGDSIEEIRANVNNYLAQLERY; encoded by the coding sequence GTGAGTTTACGTTATTTGACAGCTGGTGAAACCCACGGACCACAGCTTACGGCAATTATTGAAGGACTGCCTAGTAATTTGACTTTAGATTTCGAAGAACTGAATTTCCAATTACATCGTCGTCAGAAGGGATATGGACGCGGCCGTCGGATGCAAATCGAGAAAGATACAGCGAACATCGTAGGTGGCGTACGTCATGGGAAGACGACTGGAGCGCCTGTTGCGCTTGTTGTTGAGAATAATGACTGGAAGCACTGGACGAAGATCATGAACATCGAGCCGATGGAGGGTACAGACGAAGAGAAACGCCGTGTACACCGTCCTCGCCCGGGTCATGCTGATTTGAACGGTGGCTTGAAATATAATCTAACAGATCTACGTAATGTACTAGAACGTTCCAGTGCGCGTGAGACTGCAGCGCGTGTAGCTTGCGGTGCGATTGCACGTCAGCTCCTTGCAGAATTCGGCATTAAAGTCGGCGGACAAGTAATTCGTATTGGAGAAATTGAAGCACCTGCGAATGATTTACCATTGGATGAACTGATTCGTCTTACAGAAGAGTCTTCGGTTCGTGTTGTCGATCAAGAGACAGAGAAGAAGATGGAAGCTTATATCGATCAGATTAAGGCGGAAGGCGATTCCATCGGCGGGATCGTTGAATGTATTATTGAAGGTGTGCCCATCGGCCTTGGAAGCCATGTCCAATATGATCGCAAATTGGATGGACGAATCGCACAAGCAGTGATGTCGATCAACGCGTTCAAAGGCTGTGAGATCGGTATTGGATTTGAAGCGGGTAAAATTCGTGGATCACAAGTTCATGATGAAATTCTGTACAGCGAAGAAAAAGGCTATCACCGCGCATCGAACCGTCTTGGCGGATTTGAAGGCGGGATGACCAATGGCATGCCGATCGTCGTTCGCGGCGTCATGAAGCCAATTCCAACCTTATACAAGCCGCTCGCGAGCGTGGATATTGATACGAAAGAACCGTTCACGGCACAAGTGGAGCGTTCAGATAGCTGCGCAGTTCCTGCTGCGAGTGTCGTGATGGAGCATGTCGTAGCATGGGAAGTCGCGAAGGCGTTCCTAGAGAAATTCGGCGGCGATTCCATCGAGGAAATCCGTGCGAACGTGAACAATTACTTAGCCCAATTGGAGCGTTACTAA
- a CDS encoding CheR family methyltransferase has product MENLLERDEDYTAFIRKIKEKSGINLAQYKEAQMKRRLTTLRLKHGHNTFVSFYEAMMKDKVLFYEFLDRMTINVSEFWRNPNRWDVLRTIILPALHKNNPRLKVWSAACSTGEEPYSLAMILAEAGLLRSSQVHATDIDDGALQRAKDALYQERSLKEVPPDYVARYFTKQGDYYHVKPELTQSIQFKKQNLLEDSFDSQYDLIICRNVMIYFTEEAKTMLYHKFARALRPGGVLFVGSTEQIFTPGQYSLESTETFFYRKK; this is encoded by the coding sequence ATGGAGAACCTATTAGAGAGAGACGAAGACTATACTGCATTTATACGCAAGATTAAGGAGAAATCCGGTATTAATCTTGCACAATATAAGGAAGCACAGATGAAGCGTCGTTTAACGACGCTTCGCCTTAAACACGGGCATAATACGTTTGTGTCGTTCTACGAAGCGATGATGAAGGATAAAGTGTTATTTTATGAGTTCCTTGATCGGATGACGATCAATGTATCGGAATTTTGGCGCAATCCTAACCGATGGGATGTTCTTCGAACGATCATATTACCTGCCTTACATAAAAATAACCCACGGTTAAAAGTGTGGAGTGCAGCTTGTTCCACAGGGGAAGAACCCTATTCGTTAGCAATGATCTTGGCCGAAGCAGGTTTGCTCCGATCTAGTCAAGTGCATGCCACGGATATTGATGACGGCGCATTGCAGCGTGCGAAGGATGCGTTATATCAGGAACGATCACTGAAGGAAGTTCCACCGGACTATGTCGCACGTTATTTTACGAAGCAAGGCGATTATTATCATGTCAAACCTGAACTTACGCAATCCATTCAATTTAAGAAACAGAATTTACTCGAAGATTCCTTCGATTCACAATATGATTTAATTATTTGCAGGAATGTCATGATCTATTTTACGGAAGAAGCGAAGACGATGTTATATCACAAATTCGCAAGAGCGCTTCGGCCTGGCGGCGTATTATTCGTTGGCAGTACAGAACAGATCTTTACGCCAGGACAATATTCCCTTGAGTCGACCGAGACTTTCTTCTATCGGAAGAAATAA
- the ndk gene encoding nucleoside-diphosphate kinase, with protein sequence MERTFLMVKPDGVQRGLIGEIVSRFEKKGFQLVAAKFMVIPREKAEFHYAEHAAKPFFGELVDFITSGPVFAMVWEADQVIPLARTVIGKTNTLDALPGTIRGDFAVHTPFNIIHGSDSPESAAREINNFFEPHELVSYERAIKPWI encoded by the coding sequence GTGGAAAGAACATTTTTAATGGTTAAACCAGATGGTGTACAACGCGGTCTCATTGGGGAAATCGTAAGTCGTTTTGAGAAAAAGGGATTTCAACTTGTTGCGGCTAAGTTCATGGTTATTCCGCGCGAGAAAGCCGAATTTCATTATGCAGAACATGCGGCCAAACCATTTTTTGGAGAACTCGTCGATTTTATTACTTCTGGTCCAGTTTTCGCCATGGTATGGGAAGCTGATCAAGTCATTCCACTCGCACGCACGGTCATTGGCAAGACGAATACATTGGATGCGCTTCCAGGGACGATTCGCGGAGATTTCGCTGTCCATACGCCTTTCAATATCATCCACGGCTCCGACTCGCCAGAGAGCGCGGCGCGTGAGATTAACAACTTTTTTGAACCTCATGAATTAGTCAGCTACGAGAGAGCAATTAAACCTTGGATCTAG
- a CDS encoding polyprenyl synthetase family protein produces MKLMELYTTMKKDVQFIEKQLESEIRCDHALLSEASLHLFKAGGKRLRPVFVLLSGKFGTYDLEKLKHIAVPLEMIHMATLVHDDVIDDANTRRGQLTVKSKWDNKIAMYTGDYLYAKALTLVTQLHNPKIHQILSKAIVQMCIGELEQLRDFFNTNQTIRNYLLRIRRKTALLIAISCELGAVASGASEKVSAALYRFGYNVGMAFQIRDDLLDLCGTEKQIGKPPGSDMRQGNITLPVLLALQEDKLREPLLAEIAEIQRQEGGYDASTAIQMIRGSQGLELAEQMADRYIAKALHALEGLPNGKAKKNLTDIAHFVAKRSY; encoded by the coding sequence ATGAAACTAATGGAACTCTATACGACGATGAAGAAGGACGTGCAATTCATCGAGAAACAGCTTGAGTCGGAGATTCGCTGTGATCATGCGTTGCTGAGCGAGGCGTCATTGCATTTATTCAAAGCAGGGGGGAAGCGGCTTCGCCCTGTCTTCGTACTGCTGTCAGGCAAGTTCGGAACGTACGATCTGGAGAAGCTGAAGCATATCGCTGTACCGCTTGAGATGATCCATATGGCCACGCTTGTACATGATGATGTGATTGATGATGCCAATACAAGACGTGGACAACTCACGGTGAAATCCAAGTGGGACAACAAAATTGCCATGTACACGGGGGACTATCTCTATGCGAAGGCATTGACCCTTGTCACCCAATTACATAATCCAAAGATTCACCAAATCTTGTCGAAGGCGATCGTGCAAATGTGCATCGGTGAGCTGGAGCAACTGCGGGATTTTTTCAATACGAACCAGACCATTCGCAACTATTTACTTCGAATCCGCCGCAAGACAGCTTTGTTAATCGCGATTAGCTGTGAGCTTGGAGCTGTTGCGTCAGGAGCCTCGGAAAAAGTTAGTGCAGCTTTATATCGATTCGGTTACAATGTAGGAATGGCTTTCCAAATCCGTGATGATCTACTTGATTTATGCGGAACGGAGAAGCAAATTGGTAAGCCACCCGGCAGTGATATGCGTCAAGGGAATATTACGTTGCCCGTGCTGCTTGCGCTTCAAGAAGACAAGCTTCGCGAGCCCTTACTGGCCGAGATCGCTGAGATCCAGCGGCAGGAAGGCGGTTACGATGCATCCACTGCGATCCAAATGATTCGAGGCAGCCAAGGTCTTGAACTGGCGGAGCAGATGGCTGATCGTTATATTGCGAAGGCGCTGCACGCGCTTGAAGGTTTGCCGAACGGCAAGGCGAAGAAGAATTTAACCGACATCGCTCACTTTGTTGCGAAGCGTTCCTACTAA
- a CDS encoding menaquinone biosynthesis protein, with protein MRSKSSNPIRIGEINYTNVWPVFYHFSPEQLNINVETTQQVPAELNRAMLEGRIDLGPISSFAYGASWEQYYLFPDLSVSAFGPVRSILLFLKKPLEEVLHGTIALTNTSATSANLLKIIIEKFYGGSPKYVVMDPSLPEMMEQADAALLIGDHAIRADWQHAEYEVMDLAERWNAFTGEWMTFAVWAVSRQATEKYPDVMRAILQAFKDSKERTSRDVEPIVRKACIEIGGTPSYWRQYFGGLCHHFGQSQQNGLELYFRYCKELGLIDKEVEICIWSDNTVTQVKE; from the coding sequence ATGCGCAGCAAGTCAAGCAATCCGATTCGCATCGGAGAGATTAATTATACGAATGTCTGGCCGGTGTTTTATCACTTTAGTCCGGAGCAATTAAATATTAACGTAGAGACGACGCAGCAGGTCCCCGCTGAGCTCAATCGGGCTATGCTCGAAGGAAGAATCGATCTTGGTCCAATATCGTCATTCGCTTATGGCGCATCCTGGGAGCAGTATTATCTGTTTCCAGATCTATCGGTAAGCGCATTTGGACCCGTTCGATCGATTCTGTTGTTCCTGAAGAAACCGCTTGAAGAGGTACTGCATGGCACGATCGCACTGACGAATACCTCGGCAACCTCCGCCAATTTATTGAAGATTATTATCGAGAAATTCTATGGCGGATCGCCGAAGTATGTTGTGATGGACCCTTCACTGCCAGAGATGATGGAACAGGCCGATGCGGCCCTGCTTATCGGAGATCATGCCATTCGCGCAGATTGGCAGCACGCGGAATATGAAGTCATGGACCTAGCTGAACGTTGGAATGCTTTTACAGGCGAATGGATGACGTTTGCGGTCTGGGCGGTATCTCGTCAAGCGACGGAGAAATACCCGGACGTGATGCGTGCGATTCTTCAAGCCTTTAAGGACAGCAAAGAGCGGACGAGCCGCGATGTCGAGCCGATTGTACGCAAAGCATGCATTGAAATCGGCGGAACACCGTCGTACTGGCGTCAATATTTTGGAGGATTATGCCATCATTTTGGACAATCACAGCAAAATGGGTTAGAATTGTATTTCCGATATTGCAAAGAACTCGGGCTTATAGATAAGGAAGTTGAAATCTGCATTTGGTCAGATAATACGGTCACACAGGTGAAAGAATGA
- a CDS encoding UbiX family flavin prenyltransferase, with translation MNIMPQSKRWAVGITGASGSIYGVRLIEVLLAAGYEVHIIITDAGWRVIKEELGWEVVRRPDVLNQKFGHYEGTYIYHPIQDIGASIASGSFRAAGMFIMPCSMGTLSSIAHGASDNLMGRAADVMLKEGRPLIIVPRETPLHAIHLENMLKLARLGVRIVPAMPAFYYGPQTLDDMVNFLVGKVLDQVHIDHELYIRWGDSDAQQVKQSDSHRRD, from the coding sequence ATGAACATCATGCCGCAATCGAAACGATGGGCTGTCGGAATCACGGGTGCAAGCGGCTCGATCTATGGCGTTCGATTGATCGAGGTTCTGCTCGCAGCGGGATATGAAGTGCATATCATCATCACGGATGCCGGATGGCGCGTGATCAAGGAAGAGCTCGGATGGGAAGTGGTTCGTCGTCCGGACGTATTGAACCAGAAGTTCGGACATTACGAAGGCACGTACATCTATCATCCGATTCAGGATATTGGCGCGAGCATCGCGAGCGGCTCTTTTCGTGCGGCCGGGATGTTTATCATGCCTTGTTCCATGGGGACGTTATCGTCCATCGCGCATGGGGCTTCTGATAATTTGATGGGGCGTGCTGCAGACGTCATGCTTAAAGAAGGACGACCGCTGATCATCGTGCCGCGGGAGACGCCGCTTCATGCCATACACTTAGAGAATATGCTGAAATTGGCACGGCTGGGCGTCCGAATCGTTCCAGCGATGCCCGCATTCTACTACGGACCACAGACTTTGGATGATATGGTGAATTTCCTGGTTGGCAAAGTGCTCGATCAGGTTCATATCGATCATGAATTATACATCAGATGGGGGGATTCGGATGCGCAGCAAGTCAAGCAATCCGATTCGCATCGGAGAGATTAA
- a CDS encoding UbiA-like polyprenyltransferase, whose translation MFKKIAIFLEMIKFEHTLFALPFAFMGAILGSVVVNHHLPSWAQIGWILLAMVGARTAAMSLNRLIDAAIDKKNPRTEGRAIPAGLLKVGEVVLFTVVSFGLLFWAAAELEPLAMRLLPIAVFFLVFYSYTKRFTWLCHVVLGLTIALAPLGGWVAVTNNADWSAMVFYFTVAFWTAGFDIIYACQDYEFDKAQGLHSIPVRFGLKGALWIARGFHILTAIGFIALYFMTDLSWMYFAGMIIAYAILYYEHKLVKPHDLSKVNTAFFSMNGILSVVVFVFTFLDLVVFH comes from the coding sequence ATGTTTAAGAAAATTGCTATTTTCCTAGAAATGATTAAGTTTGAACATACGTTATTTGCATTGCCATTTGCATTCATGGGAGCCATTCTTGGCTCCGTTGTTGTGAATCACCATCTTCCATCCTGGGCGCAGATCGGTTGGATTCTACTCGCCATGGTGGGGGCCAGAACAGCAGCGATGTCATTGAACCGATTGATTGATGCAGCGATCGATAAGAAGAATCCACGTACGGAAGGCAGAGCCATTCCAGCCGGGCTGCTAAAGGTCGGGGAAGTCGTATTATTTACTGTTGTTTCATTCGGACTATTATTTTGGGCGGCAGCTGAACTCGAACCGCTTGCAATGCGCTTATTGCCAATTGCGGTCTTTTTTCTTGTGTTCTATTCTTATACGAAACGCTTTACATGGCTATGCCATGTGGTTCTAGGACTTACGATTGCGCTTGCCCCACTAGGCGGCTGGGTTGCTGTTACGAATAATGCGGATTGGTCGGCCATGGTATTCTACTTTACCGTTGCGTTCTGGACGGCAGGGTTCGATATTATATATGCATGTCAGGATTATGAGTTCGACAAGGCGCAGGGCCTTCATTCCATTCCTGTTCGCTTTGGATTGAAGGGAGCATTATGGATTGCTCGTGGTTTTCATATCCTCACGGCGATTGGATTTATTGCCCTATATTTCATGACCGATTTGAGCTGGATGTATTTTGCCGGCATGATTATTGCTTATGCAATTTTATATTACGAACACAAACTCGTGAAGCCACATGATCTTAGTAAAGTGAATACGGCATTCTTCTCCATGAATGGGATTCTGAGCGTCGTTGTATTTGTCTTTACATTCCTTGATTTGGTGGTGTTCCACTAA
- a CDS encoding demethylmenaquinone methyltransferase — MMDTNSSKTKEQFVHAVFENIAPKYDMMNDVLSFRRHKAWRKFTMKKMNVMPGNTAIDLCCGTCDWTISIAEASQTGHIVGLDFSQNMLDVGKVKVERAGKSRQIDLVQGNAMELPFEDNQFDYATIGFGLRNVPDLKQVLKEMRRVVKPGGMVVCLELSKPTWQPFKGIYYFYFQKVLPLIGKYLVKRYEQYKWLPDSLVAFPGRHELADIYREIGLHDVQAFPLTGGIAALHIGMKERNNV; from the coding sequence ATGATGGATACGAATTCATCCAAAACCAAAGAACAATTCGTTCACGCCGTCTTCGAGAATATTGCTCCGAAGTACGACATGATGAACGATGTCTTGAGTTTCAGGCGCCATAAGGCATGGCGTAAATTTACGATGAAGAAGATGAACGTCATGCCCGGTAACACAGCGATCGACTTGTGCTGCGGTACTTGTGATTGGACGATCAGTATCGCGGAGGCTAGTCAGACCGGTCATATTGTCGGTCTTGATTTTAGTCAGAACATGCTCGACGTAGGTAAAGTGAAGGTTGAACGTGCTGGCAAAAGCCGTCAAATTGATTTGGTGCAAGGCAACGCGATGGAACTTCCGTTCGAAGACAATCAATTCGATTATGCTACGATCGGTTTTGGACTTCGCAATGTTCCGGATTTAAAGCAGGTACTTAAGGAGATGCGGCGTGTCGTCAAACCTGGCGGAATGGTGGTATGCCTTGAGTTATCCAAACCGACTTGGCAGCCGTTCAAAGGCATTTATTATTTCTACTTCCAAAAGGTCCTTCCGCTCATTGGGAAATATCTTGTGAAGCGTTATGAACAGTATAAGTGGCTTCCGGATTCGTTAGTTGCTTTTCCAGGTCGTCATGAGCTCGCTGATATCTACCGCGAGATTGGCCTGCACGATGTACAAGCTTTTCCGCTTACCGGTGGCATTGCTGCGCTTCATATTGGGATGAAGGAGCGTAACAATGTTTAA
- a CDS encoding heptaprenyl diphosphate synthase component 1: MKRYRIPELAQKAMKHDMISSNMEMPDFPDARIRLLIVYLDKTPSIKRNSELYALVTSLVQMGLDTHDLIDTDDEKKSEREMRTRQVNVLAGDFFSSRFYQLLAQAGEVNMVRQLSEAICEVNRQKMNLYMRVKQLLLSTDDYMSMLVELKMYLFTTFQYFMDEVNQKSWPDMLRAFTQCEIVREELNKNRELRTFKGSWAFWHILQEGTEEDQQLLRDNQVEVRHIKSLWTKYNIHNLLLDKLRQTIADIQNMLREPISEKVHRDLMSIAEPFLRITREPLTVVKEG, encoded by the coding sequence ATGAAACGATATCGGATTCCAGAATTGGCCCAAAAGGCGATGAAACATGATATGATCAGCAGCAATATGGAGATGCCCGATTTCCCGGACGCTCGCATTCGACTGTTGATTGTTTACTTGGATAAAACCCCGTCGATCAAGCGCAATAGCGAGCTGTATGCGCTCGTGACTTCGCTCGTACAGATGGGGCTTGACACCCATGACTTGATCGATACTGATGATGAGAAGAAATCGGAACGTGAAATGCGAACGCGTCAGGTAAACGTACTCGCAGGAGATTTCTTCAGTAGTCGATTCTACCAGTTGCTTGCACAAGCAGGTGAAGTGAATATGGTGAGACAGTTAAGTGAAGCCATATGTGAAGTGAATCGACAGAAAATGAATTTGTACATGCGCGTGAAACAACTATTGCTCTCTACCGATGACTACATGTCCATGCTCGTAGAGCTCAAAATGTATTTGTTCACTACCTTTCAGTACTTCATGGACGAGGTGAATCAGAAGTCTTGGCCGGATATGCTGCGCGCTTTTACCCAATGTGAAATTGTTCGTGAAGAATTGAACAAGAATCGTGAGCTGCGCACGTTCAAAGGCTCATGGGCCTTTTGGCATATTTTGCAGGAGGGGACGGAAGAGGACCAACAATTACTGCGGGATAACCAAGTAGAAGTTCGTCATATCAAGTCCTTGTGGACGAAATATAATATACACAATTTATTATTAGACAAGCTTCGTCAGACCATTGCTGATATTCAGAACATGCTTCGCGAGCCGATCTCAGAGAAGGTCCACCGAGACCTTATGAGTATTGCAGAGCCATTCCTTCGAATAACACGTGAGCCTCTGACAGTCGTGAAGGAAGGTTGA
- the mtrB gene encoding trp RNA-binding attenuation protein MtrB translates to MQVEEKNNSSAEYIIVKAKSQGVQVIGLTRGQDTRFHHTEKLDKGEVLIAQFTDHTSAIKIRGSATVLTKYGTVETDS, encoded by the coding sequence ATGCAGGTGGAAGAGAAGAATAACAGCAGTGCCGAGTATATTATTGTCAAGGCGAAGTCTCAAGGCGTTCAAGTTATCGGCTTAACGCGCGGACAAGACACAAGATTCCATCACACCGAGAAGCTGGACAAGGGTGAGGTGCTGATTGCGCAGTTTACAGACCATACTTCGGCGATCAAAATTCGGGGCAGTGCAACGGTATTGACCAAATATGGTACGGTAGAAACAGACAGTTAG
- a CDS encoding HU family DNA-binding protein, protein MNKSELIAQVAEATELSKKDVTKAVDAVFDAISAALQNGDKVQLVGFGNFEVRERSARKGRNPQTGQEIEIPASKIPAFKPGKALKDGIK, encoded by the coding sequence ATGAACAAATCTGAATTGATTGCACAAGTAGCTGAGGCAACTGAGCTTTCGAAGAAAGATGTGACTAAAGCAGTAGATGCAGTTTTTGATGCAATTTCTGCAGCACTTCAAAACGGCGATAAAGTTCAACTCGTTGGCTTCGGTAACTTCGAAGTACGTGAACGTTCCGCTCGTAAGGGTCGCAATCCGCAAACGGGTCAAGAAATCGAAATTCCAGCTAGCAAAATCCCAGCGTTTAAACCGGGTAAAGCACTTAAAGACGGAATTAAATAA
- a CDS encoding ABC transporter permease — protein sequence MKNNVLQLLFRYGSLIVIFGVILFFSLTLPHFFSYANLTDILRSISIVTFVAIGVTLSLIVDGFDLSVGSTVSISTVVAASLMVWYEQPLYIVILVPLLIGAVIGCVNAFFIVKIRIPDLLATLAVMYIVSGLHKTYTSGYSIYNNMQFQDGTKAPGKFSESFLWLGQGEWLGVPVPVILLIIAVAVVHIFLTYTRFGRQMYVTGGNEEAARLSGIKVKKVRTLAYIASGMFAAFGGVLFAARIGSGQIDAGAPLLMEAVAAVFVGFSVMGAGKPNVIGTFFGAVLIGVLVNGLTMMNVQYFMHDIIKGIVLVLALAVTFYYLYRTRSGKN from the coding sequence ATGAAGAACAATGTGCTGCAATTATTATTTCGGTATGGATCACTCATCGTCATTTTTGGCGTTATTTTATTTTTCTCTTTAACGCTCCCACACTTTTTTAGTTATGCGAATTTGACGGATATATTGCGTTCGATTTCCATCGTGACGTTCGTTGCGATCGGGGTTACGCTATCACTCATTGTCGATGGGTTCGATTTGTCCGTCGGCTCAACAGTCTCTATCTCTACCGTAGTCGCGGCATCGCTTATGGTATGGTACGAGCAGCCACTTTATATCGTTATTCTAGTTCCTTTACTGATCGGGGCTGTCATTGGCTGCGTAAATGCATTCTTCATCGTGAAGATTCGTATCCCGGACTTATTAGCTACGCTGGCAGTTATGTATATCGTGTCAGGATTGCATAAGACCTACACGTCTGGTTATTCCATCTATAACAACATGCAATTCCAAGATGGGACGAAGGCACCAGGCAAATTCAGCGAATCGTTTCTTTGGCTGGGCCAGGGCGAATGGCTAGGCGTTCCCGTGCCCGTAATTCTGTTGATTATCGCCGTCGCCGTTGTTCATATTTTCTTGACCTATACCCGTTTTGGCAGACAAATGTATGTGACGGGCGGCAATGAAGAAGCGGCGCGCTTGTCCGGCATTAAGGTCAAAAAGGTTCGTACGCTGGCTTATATCGCATCGGGAATGTTCGCTGCATTCGGGGGAGTTCTCTTCGCAGCTCGTATTGGCTCAGGTCAGATTGATGCAGGTGCACCGCTCCTCATGGAAGCTGTAGCTGCTGTATTCGTTGGCTTCTCTGTCATGGGCGCAGGGAAACCGAATGTTATCGGCACATTTTTCGGCGCAGTCTTAATTGGGGTGCTTGTGAACGGATTGACGATGATGAATGTGCAGTATTTTATGCATGATATCATCAAAGGGATCGTGCTTGTTCTTGCGCTTGCTGTCACGTTTTATTACCTGTATCGCACAAGATCAGGGAAGAATTAA